The following are encoded together in the Apis mellifera strain DH4 linkage group LG4, Amel_HAv3.1, whole genome shotgun sequence genome:
- the LOC412416 gene encoding protein angel isoform X2, whose amino-acid sequence MIYSHKLSKNVVLFAGNWCILFYRHHYYDIVPFSPFHMPRLAIKQIFLRNFYENISISEKLSWYNLMGKFSCTMANSTAQQKLNQTPMEPFLETYYNSSNGYEIPLTCPSENLACESNMQTVVLGTDTCVETSMSLKDKYITDKQRYKAMRKWKYSKREKLTSNSEECFILRVLSFNILAQYLLETYRFLYKEHDKQALCWEIRRQLLLEEILAAQANVICLQEMQEEHLEEFLIPFKELGYNYLYKRRTNDKKDGLLFLYHSDQLTLIDYSKVELYQSGIELLSRDNVGIIAKLAVKKNPQIQLVIATTHLLYNPRRNDVRLGQTQLLLAEIERVAFLENTMTGSKYLPIILMGDFNLEPHSGVYKFIVEGAFEYQGKGKNLEQTEYRPLSNSLIPPRLFITDNCQHFNVLKHRLHGEGTDKVMLESSEHQKLEENISANNSSNYCEVNTDTTNLQTIEIADDYHVKFCSGTLTHPFHFNSVYKHKNYHGEREVTTNQGEWITVDYIFYSGLELLEKYNLPTKCENLPTIPNFAVGSDHFCLGATFKLHKSKL is encoded by the exons ATGATATACTctcataaattatcaaaaaatgttgTTTTATTTGCTGGTAATTGGTGTATACTTTTTTATCGA CATCATTACTATGATATTGTTCCATTTTCACCATTTCATATGCCCAGATTagcaataaaacaaatttttttgagaaatttttatgaaaatatatcaatatctgaaaaattatccTGGTATAATTTGATGGGCAAATTCAGCTGCACAATGGCAAATTCAACTGcacaacaaaaattaaatcaaacacCAATGGAACCTTTCTTggaaacatattataattctagcAATGGTTATGAAATTCCTTTAACATGTCCATCAGAAAATTTAGCATGTGAAAGCAATATGCAAACAGTCGTTCTTGGTACAGATACATGTGTTGAAACTTCAATGTCCTTGAAGGATAAGTATATAACTGATAAGCAGAGATATAAAGCAAtgagaaaatggaaatattctaAGAGAG aaaAGCTGACCTCTAATTCTGAAGagtgttttattttaagagtATTATCCTTCAACATTTTGGCACAATATTTACTGGAAACATATCGATTTCTATACAAAGAACATGACAAACAAGCACTATGTTGGGAGATTAGGAGGCAACTTCtcttagaagaaattttagcAGCACAAGCTAAT GTGATTTGCCTTCAAGAAATGCAGGAAGAacatttggaagaatttttaattccattcaAAGAATTgggttacaattatttatacaaaagacgaacaaatgataaaaaagatggATTGCTATTTCTATATCATTCTGATCAACTCACTTTAATAGACTATTCAAAAGTTGAGCTTTATCAATCTGgtatagaattattaagtaGAGATAATGTTGGAATTATTGCAAAACTGGCAGTTAAAAAGAATCCTCAAATACAATTAGTAATTGCTACAACTCATTTACTTTATAATCCAAGACGAAATGATGTAAGATTAGGACAAACTCAACTTCTTTTAGCAGAAATTGAAAGGGTTGCTTTTCTAGAAAATACCAT GACGGGTTCTAAATATCttccaattatattaatgggtgattttaatttggaaCCTCATTCTGgagtgtataaatttattgttgaaGGAGCATTTGAATAtcaaggaaaaggaaaaaatcttGAACAAACAGAATACCGACCTTTATCAAATTCTCTTATTCCTCctcgactttttattactGATAATTGTCaacattttaatgtattaaaacatAGATTACATGGAGAAGGAACAGATAAAGTAATg CTGGAAAGTAGTGAGCatcaaaaattagaagaaaatatttcagcaaataattcatcaaattattGCGAAGTGAATACAGATACAACAAATCTTCAAACAATAGAAATTGCGGATGATTATCATGTAAAATTCTGTTCTGGTACTTTAACACATCCTTTCCATTTTAATAGCGTatacaaacataaaaattatcatggaGAACGGGAAGTTACAACCAATCAGGGCGAATGGATTActgttgattatattttttatagtggTTTAGaacttcttgaaaaatataatttacctaCGAAATGCGAAAATTTACCTACAATACCTAATTTTGCAGTCGGTAGTGATCATTTTTGTTTAGGAGCgacttttaaattacataaaagcaAACTTTAG
- the LOC412416 gene encoding protein angel isoform X1, with protein sequence MNTASKLPRKIYVKRLDIFFKLFRYKSEHHYYDIVPFSPFHMPRLAIKQIFLRNFYENISISEKLSWYNLMGKFSCTMANSTAQQKLNQTPMEPFLETYYNSSNGYEIPLTCPSENLACESNMQTVVLGTDTCVETSMSLKDKYITDKQRYKAMRKWKYSKREKLTSNSEECFILRVLSFNILAQYLLETYRFLYKEHDKQALCWEIRRQLLLEEILAAQANVICLQEMQEEHLEEFLIPFKELGYNYLYKRRTNDKKDGLLFLYHSDQLTLIDYSKVELYQSGIELLSRDNVGIIAKLAVKKNPQIQLVIATTHLLYNPRRNDVRLGQTQLLLAEIERVAFLENTMTGSKYLPIILMGDFNLEPHSGVYKFIVEGAFEYQGKGKNLEQTEYRPLSNSLIPPRLFITDNCQHFNVLKHRLHGEGTDKVMLESSEHQKLEENISANNSSNYCEVNTDTTNLQTIEIADDYHVKFCSGTLTHPFHFNSVYKHKNYHGEREVTTNQGEWITVDYIFYSGLELLEKYNLPTKCENLPTIPNFAVGSDHFCLGATFKLHKSKL encoded by the exons CATCATTACTATGATATTGTTCCATTTTCACCATTTCATATGCCCAGATTagcaataaaacaaatttttttgagaaatttttatgaaaatatatcaatatctgaaaaattatccTGGTATAATTTGATGGGCAAATTCAGCTGCACAATGGCAAATTCAACTGcacaacaaaaattaaatcaaacacCAATGGAACCTTTCTTggaaacatattataattctagcAATGGTTATGAAATTCCTTTAACATGTCCATCAGAAAATTTAGCATGTGAAAGCAATATGCAAACAGTCGTTCTTGGTACAGATACATGTGTTGAAACTTCAATGTCCTTGAAGGATAAGTATATAACTGATAAGCAGAGATATAAAGCAAtgagaaaatggaaatattctaAGAGAG aaaAGCTGACCTCTAATTCTGAAGagtgttttattttaagagtATTATCCTTCAACATTTTGGCACAATATTTACTGGAAACATATCGATTTCTATACAAAGAACATGACAAACAAGCACTATGTTGGGAGATTAGGAGGCAACTTCtcttagaagaaattttagcAGCACAAGCTAAT GTGATTTGCCTTCAAGAAATGCAGGAAGAacatttggaagaatttttaattccattcaAAGAATTgggttacaattatttatacaaaagacgaacaaatgataaaaaagatggATTGCTATTTCTATATCATTCTGATCAACTCACTTTAATAGACTATTCAAAAGTTGAGCTTTATCAATCTGgtatagaattattaagtaGAGATAATGTTGGAATTATTGCAAAACTGGCAGTTAAAAAGAATCCTCAAATACAATTAGTAATTGCTACAACTCATTTACTTTATAATCCAAGACGAAATGATGTAAGATTAGGACAAACTCAACTTCTTTTAGCAGAAATTGAAAGGGTTGCTTTTCTAGAAAATACCAT GACGGGTTCTAAATATCttccaattatattaatgggtgattttaatttggaaCCTCATTCTGgagtgtataaatttattgttgaaGGAGCATTTGAATAtcaaggaaaaggaaaaaatcttGAACAAACAGAATACCGACCTTTATCAAATTCTCTTATTCCTCctcgactttttattactGATAATTGTCaacattttaatgtattaaaacatAGATTACATGGAGAAGGAACAGATAAAGTAATg CTGGAAAGTAGTGAGCatcaaaaattagaagaaaatatttcagcaaataattcatcaaattattGCGAAGTGAATACAGATACAACAAATCTTCAAACAATAGAAATTGCGGATGATTATCATGTAAAATTCTGTTCTGGTACTTTAACACATCCTTTCCATTTTAATAGCGTatacaaacataaaaattatcatggaGAACGGGAAGTTACAACCAATCAGGGCGAATGGATTActgttgattatattttttatagtggTTTAGaacttcttgaaaaatataatttacctaCGAAATGCGAAAATTTACCTACAATACCTAATTTTGCAGTCGGTAGTGATCATTTTTGTTTAGGAGCgacttttaaattacataaaagcaAACTTTAG